One genomic window of Streptomyces sp. NBC_01498 includes the following:
- a CDS encoding C40 family peptidase: MNRRRCVRAAITVVCALSVLTSPVLLNQAYAAPAPPESPASPASPASPASSAPKTPPVDQPIAPRPFDRTLPPGADDRTPAAKDSKLEAVRRKLDGLYGKAASATDAYNLAEVRAGNQSAELVRLAGRMVDGQVRIDRLNRQAGAAARAQYRAGGLPPEAQLLLTDDPQLFLDGAGRLQQGQKATKDLLGRMTEAQRDLTAYTEKAGAEWVRLEATRVKQQKAKQEIGRQIKAAEKIESGLEREERDRLLMLEQEDAAKAQAAWLGSGALKDINAEASDRGRQAIAYATAQIGKPYVWGAEGPSSFDCSGLTSEAWRAAGRTIPRTSQEQWRLLPRVPLSQMRPGDLIIYQQDASHVGMYVGDGSIVHSPRPGRHVTLTGAGSMQILGVVRPDK; encoded by the coding sequence GTGAACCGACGCCGTTGCGTCAGAGCCGCGATCACGGTCGTGTGTGCTCTGTCGGTCCTCACCTCACCGGTGTTGCTGAACCAGGCGTACGCGGCTCCCGCGCCCCCTGAGTCACCCGCATCCCCCGCCTCACCCGCGTCCCCGGCATCGTCGGCCCCGAAGACCCCGCCGGTCGACCAACCGATCGCCCCCCGCCCGTTCGACCGGACGCTCCCGCCGGGCGCCGACGACCGGACGCCGGCGGCGAAGGACTCGAAACTCGAAGCCGTACGCCGGAAGCTCGACGGGCTGTACGGCAAGGCGGCCTCGGCCACCGACGCGTACAACCTCGCCGAGGTGCGCGCCGGCAACCAGTCGGCCGAACTGGTCAGGCTGGCCGGCCGGATGGTCGACGGCCAGGTCCGGATCGACCGGCTCAACCGGCAGGCGGGCGCGGCGGCCCGCGCCCAGTACCGCGCGGGCGGACTGCCCCCCGAGGCCCAGCTGTTGCTGACCGACGACCCGCAGCTCTTCCTGGACGGCGCGGGCCGGCTCCAGCAGGGCCAGAAGGCCACGAAGGACCTTCTCGGCCGGATGACCGAGGCGCAGAGGGACTTGACCGCGTACACGGAGAAGGCCGGCGCCGAGTGGGTCAGGCTCGAAGCGACCCGCGTGAAGCAGCAGAAGGCGAAGCAGGAGATCGGCCGGCAGATCAAGGCCGCCGAGAAGATCGAGTCGGGGCTGGAGCGTGAGGAACGCGACCGGCTGCTGATGCTGGAGCAGGAGGACGCGGCCAAGGCGCAGGCGGCCTGGCTGGGTTCGGGCGCGCTCAAGGACATCAACGCCGAGGCGAGCGACCGGGGTCGGCAGGCGATCGCGTACGCGACGGCGCAGATCGGCAAGCCCTACGTGTGGGGCGCCGAGGGCCCGTCGTCGTTCGACTGCTCGGGGCTGACGTCGGAGGCGTGGCGGGCGGCCGGACGGACCATCCCGCGCACCTCGCAGGAACAGTGGCGGCTGCTCCCCCGCGTCCCGCTCTCGCAGATGCGCCCCGGTGATCTGATCATCTACCAACAGGACGCGAGCCACGTGGGCATGTACGTGGGCGACGGTTCCATCGTGCACTCGCCCCGGCCGGGGCGGCACGTGACGCTGACCGGAGCGGGGTCGATGCAGATCCTCGGCGTCGTCAGGCCGGACAAGTAA
- a CDS encoding bifunctional DNA primase/polymerase — MEWLSSVADDPELCREHWADDPRRPYALPTGVAFDAVVTEQRLGVETFDQLERRGMPVGPVLADRAGRQLGFFLPPKSKDRFERAIARETEAPPTYRYLQRESFIVVPGPISLAGDRYQWLRAPHHPPEPSPLRTVSLAVMLVASAALMERADCYGEEYSDAGAGEVDGLVPEKGPVTGPVE, encoded by the coding sequence ATGGAGTGGTTGTCCTCAGTCGCGGACGACCCGGAACTGTGCCGCGAGCACTGGGCGGACGACCCGAGGCGGCCCTATGCACTGCCGACGGGTGTCGCCTTCGATGCCGTGGTGACCGAACAGCGGCTCGGCGTCGAGACGTTCGACCAACTGGAACGTCGCGGGATGCCCGTCGGACCGGTGCTGGCCGACCGGGCCGGGCGTCAACTCGGCTTCTTCCTTCCGCCGAAGTCGAAGGACCGCTTCGAGCGGGCGATCGCGCGGGAGACGGAAGCCCCGCCGACGTACCGCTACCTCCAGCGCGAGTCATTCATCGTCGTACCGGGACCGATCTCCCTCGCCGGCGACCGCTACCAGTGGCTTCGCGCACCCCATCACCCTCCCGAGCCGAGCCCTTTGCGGACGGTCTCTCTCGCGGTGATGCTGGTTGCCTCGGCGGCGTTGATGGAACGGGCGGACTGCTACGGGGAGGAGTACAGCGACGCTGGCGCCGGTGAAGTGGATGGTTTGGTCCCTGAGAAGGGGCCGGTAACGGGCCCTGTCGAGTAG
- a CDS encoding class I SAM-dependent methyltransferase yields MAARPSPSPSPRRPEGTVTRGTTNPNRLRRMDRWIAAVHGPVLRRSADPVAVDLGYGAAPWTAVELLRRLRAAEPRTEVVGVEIEPARVAAARPYEEDGLRFVHGGFEVPVPGDVPKDDAKSGHARAGDARAGDARAGDARAGGSAPGGGGSPAGSRGRKPVLIRAANVLRQYEEREVAAVWTRLRARLAPDGLLVEGTCDEIGRRHVWVALGTEGPRTVTFAARLASLDRPSDLAERLPKALIHRNVPGEPVHAFLRDFDRAWAAAAPYAPLGARQRWVRAVTDLSADWPLAGPGAGGGRSRWRQGEVTVEWAALAPGPEA; encoded by the coding sequence ATGGCCGCGCGCCCCTCCCCTTCCCCTTCGCCCCGCCGCCCCGAGGGCACGGTCACGCGCGGCACGACCAACCCGAACCGGCTGCGCCGCATGGACCGCTGGATCGCCGCCGTCCACGGGCCCGTCCTGCGCCGCTCCGCCGATCCCGTCGCCGTCGACCTCGGGTACGGCGCCGCGCCCTGGACGGCCGTCGAACTGCTGCGGCGGCTGCGGGCGGCCGAGCCGCGCACCGAGGTGGTCGGGGTGGAGATCGAGCCCGCGCGGGTCGCGGCGGCGCGTCCTTATGAAGAGGACGGGCTGCGCTTCGTACACGGCGGCTTCGAAGTACCCGTACCGGGCGACGTGCCGAAGGACGACGCGAAGTCGGGCCACGCGCGGGCGGGCGACGCGCGGGCGGGCGACGCGCGGGCGGGCGACGCGCGGGCGGGTGGCTCAGCGCCGGGGGGCGGTGGCTCGCCGGCGGGGAGCCGTGGCCGCAAACCGGTGCTGATCCGGGCGGCGAACGTCCTGCGGCAGTACGAGGAGCGCGAGGTCGCGGCCGTCTGGACCCGGCTACGCGCGCGGCTCGCGCCGGACGGCCTCCTGGTGGAGGGCACGTGCGACGAGATCGGGCGGCGTCATGTCTGGGTCGCCCTCGGTACGGAGGGTCCGCGCACGGTCACCTTCGCGGCCCGGCTCGCCTCGCTGGACCGCCCCTCGGACCTGGCGGAGCGGCTGCCGAAGGCGCTGATCCACCGCAATGTGCCGGGCGAGCCGGTGCACGCGTTCCTGCGGGACTTCGACCGGGCGTGGGCGGCGGCGGCCCCGTACGCCCCGCTCGGCGCGCGGCAGCGGTGGGTCAGGGCGGTGACGGACCTGTCGGCGGACTGGCCGCTGGCCGGGCCCGGGGCGGGCGGCGGCCGGAGCAGATGGCGGCAGGGGGAAGTGACCGTGGAGTGGGCGGCGCTGGCGCCGGGCCCGGAGGCGTAG
- a CDS encoding YbjN domain-containing protein, protein MADDTRAAANVTGPAANGTDGATSTSVEEDAADVVRRWLTSAARDSGLGWESPEPGSFVVTLPGTRKLSTTCSLRVGRHSLSVNAFVIRHPDENDEAVLRWLLGRNLKLYGVAYAVDRLGDIYLSGRLPLSAVGEDELDRLLGSVLEEADGSFNTLLELGFASAIRKEYAWRVSRGESTRNLEAFTHLTQHPSS, encoded by the coding sequence ATGGCTGACGACACGCGAGCCGCAGCGAACGTGACCGGACCCGCAGCGAACGGGACCGACGGTGCCACCTCCACCTCTGTGGAGGAGGATGCGGCGGACGTGGTGCGCCGCTGGCTGACCTCGGCCGCGCGCGACTCGGGCCTGGGGTGGGAGAGCCCCGAGCCGGGCTCCTTCGTCGTCACGCTGCCCGGCACCCGCAAGCTCTCCACGACCTGCTCCCTGCGTGTCGGCCGGCACTCCCTCTCCGTCAACGCCTTCGTTATCCGCCACCCGGACGAGAACGACGAGGCCGTGCTCCGCTGGCTGCTCGGGCGGAACCTCAAGCTGTACGGGGTGGCGTACGCGGTCGACCGGCTCGGCGACATCTATCTCTCCGGCAGGCTGCCGCTGTCCGCCGTCGGCGAGGACGAACTGGACCGGCTGCTCGGCTCCGTACTCGAAGAGGCCGACGGGTCCTTCAACACGCTGCTGGAGCTGGGGTTCGCGAGCGCGATCCGCAAGGAGTACGCCTGGCGCGTCTCGCGCGGCGAGTCCACGAGGAACCTCGAAGCCTTCACACATCTGACCCAGCACCCGTCGAGCTGA
- a CDS encoding PP2C family protein-serine/threonine phosphatase codes for MDVPVPVPVPRQRAGSTVASAPAPENTGDAPETSGKAADLTLLVIEDDPAGTFSAPELPAAGGARVRVRTARNLTEAERLLTDDIHCILVDLALPGRDDGDGDGLAPLKHVLRLAPRHAVLALAAEGDGERAAAAVRVGAQDFLFRDELDSRLLSRAIRYAVERKRADIAQRQLTESRLRAQENARLERGLLPTPLLQGSNLRFASRYRPGRSRALLGGDFYDTVRTPDGTVHVMIGDVCGHGPDEAALGVELRIAWRALTFAGLSGDVLLSTLQKVLEHERESEEIFATLCTVDIAPDGRRAGLCLAGHPSPLVVRAGRAPDLLAYDEGGPALGLLPRARWPRREIALGEAWSLMMYTDGLIEGRVGPDTRQRLGQEGLVALVGRLLARGLSGEDLLEAAVSEVRELNGGELTDDVAVLLLDRVRVGDRLPGATAVAV; via the coding sequence ATGGACGTACCCGTACCCGTACCGGTGCCGCGTCAGCGCGCCGGCTCGACAGTCGCGAGTGCGCCCGCCCCGGAGAACACCGGCGACGCCCCGGAGACCTCCGGCAAGGCCGCCGACCTGACGCTCCTGGTGATCGAGGACGATCCCGCGGGCACCTTCAGCGCACCGGAACTGCCCGCCGCGGGCGGCGCCCGGGTCCGCGTCCGCACCGCGCGCAACCTCACCGAGGCCGAGCGGCTGCTCACCGACGACATCCACTGCATCCTCGTGGATCTCGCGCTGCCCGGCCGCGACGACGGTGACGGCGACGGCCTCGCGCCGCTCAAGCACGTACTGCGGCTCGCACCCCGCCACGCCGTGCTGGCGCTGGCGGCGGAGGGCGACGGCGAGCGGGCGGCAGCGGCGGTACGGGTGGGCGCCCAGGACTTCCTCTTCCGTGACGAACTGGACAGCCGGCTGCTGAGCCGGGCCATCCGCTACGCCGTCGAACGCAAACGCGCCGACATCGCGCAGCGCCAGCTCACCGAGTCCCGGCTGAGAGCCCAGGAGAACGCGCGGCTGGAGCGCGGACTGCTGCCCACCCCGCTCCTCCAGGGGTCGAATCTGCGATTCGCGTCCCGCTACCGGCCGGGCCGGTCCCGCGCGCTGCTCGGCGGCGACTTCTACGACACGGTCCGGACGCCCGACGGCACCGTTCATGTGATGATCGGCGACGTCTGCGGCCACGGCCCGGACGAGGCCGCGCTGGGCGTCGAGCTGCGGATCGCGTGGCGGGCGCTGACGTTCGCCGGGCTCAGCGGGGACGTACTGCTCTCCACGCTCCAGAAGGTCCTGGAGCACGAGCGGGAGAGCGAGGAGATTTTCGCGACCCTGTGCACCGTCGACATCGCGCCGGACGGGCGGCGGGCGGGGCTCTGTCTGGCCGGGCACCCGTCACCGCTGGTCGTCCGCGCGGGCCGGGCGCCGGATCTGCTGGCGTACGACGAGGGCGGCCCGGCGCTGGGGCTGCTGCCGCGCGCCCGCTGGCCGCGCCGGGAGATCGCGCTGGGCGAGGCCTGGAGTCTGATGATGTACACGGACGGGCTGATCGAGGGCCGCGTCGGCCCGGACACGAGGCAGCGGCTGGGCCAGGAGGGCCTGGTCGCACTGGTCGGCCGGCTGCTGGCGCGAGGGCTCAGCGGGGAGGATCTGCTGGAGGCCGCGGTGTCCGAGGTACGGGAACTGAACGGCGGCGAGCTGACGGACGACGTGGCCGTGCTGCTGCTGGACCGGGTGCGGGTGGGCGACCGGCTGCCGGGGGCGACGGCGGTCGCCGTCTGA
- a CDS encoding glycoside hydrolase family 55 protein has protein sequence MVGNARLDRRNRQPDRQDQLDRQDQPDRQDRPNLGRRGLLAGAVAVAAGATATAFGTGAGIGPAAAATRTPGPYGSPAPPAPRTSSARTSPRLSPLWREFAASPLSHPQIPYVGRAGQRAGSDRLPRPRVVADVRAYGARNDGSADAAPAINRALADAGRRGGGTVLVPAGTYRVDDIIRISHSGVVLRGAGSGRTTLLATKNLTELIGPYGSRFGGDKSSWSWAGGLIWLAPEARLGSLIDSIRAKKWPVEGWTGNDRTEFEPLTAVAPARRGDRTVRVADASRIRRGEIVLFRVSDDADHTLLEHMSGGGPGTESYDWSDKSKLLSYVPYEWPVRVTSVRGRELTLERPLPVDLRPEWNTLITTLVTPLTGAGVEGLTLEAVETPQSPHLLDKGHNGVTFQCAYDCWADDVTVRNADNGFGLVAASACTLRRTRVEGRGSHHPYFCREASHDNLIEDFFIAARTVPAPAGTQLHGINVEGLSSYNVWSRGVMEMGTFDTHRGLPFANLRTEITLDNNGTHGGDASAGPLYGARFTHWNVTVLNERAGLVRIDGIAPYSATAGISEVREFGQIDVPDFQGELHARLESYGRPQDMRPSNLYEAQRALKLPGRRSGRG, from the coding sequence ATGGTGGGGAACGCTCGACTGGACCGACGGAACCGACAACCGGACCGGCAGGACCAACTGGACCGGCAGGACCAACCGGACCGGCAGGACCGACCGAACCTCGGCAGACGGGGGCTGCTCGCCGGCGCCGTCGCCGTGGCGGCCGGTGCGACAGCCACGGCCTTCGGCACCGGCGCGGGGATCGGCCCGGCCGCCGCCGCGACCCGGACCCCTGGCCCGTACGGCTCACCGGCCCCGCCCGCCCCGCGTACCTCCTCCGCACGCACGTCCCCCCGACTCTCCCCGCTCTGGCGCGAGTTCGCGGCGTCCCCGCTCAGCCACCCCCAGATCCCCTACGTCGGCCGGGCCGGACAGCGTGCCGGCTCCGACCGCCTCCCGCGTCCCCGCGTGGTCGCCGACGTCCGCGCGTACGGTGCCCGGAACGACGGCTCCGCCGACGCCGCCCCCGCCATCAACCGGGCCCTCGCCGACGCGGGCAGGCGCGGCGGCGGCACCGTCCTCGTCCCGGCGGGCACCTACCGCGTCGACGACATCATCCGCATCTCGCACAGCGGCGTGGTGCTGCGCGGCGCGGGCAGCGGGCGCACCACCCTCCTCGCGACGAAGAACCTCACCGAACTGATCGGCCCCTACGGCAGCCGCTTCGGCGGCGACAAGTCGAGCTGGTCCTGGGCGGGCGGCCTCATCTGGCTCGCCCCAGAGGCGCGTCTCGGCTCCCTCATCGACTCCATCAGAGCGAAGAAGTGGCCGGTGGAGGGCTGGACGGGCAACGACCGCACCGAGTTCGAGCCCCTCACCGCCGTCGCGCCCGCCCGCCGGGGCGACCGCACCGTGCGAGTGGCGGACGCGTCGCGGATCAGGCGCGGCGAGATCGTCCTCTTCCGGGTCTCCGACGACGCCGATCACACGCTCCTGGAGCACATGTCGGGCGGCGGCCCGGGGACGGAGTCGTACGACTGGTCGGACAAGTCGAAGCTGCTGAGCTACGTGCCGTACGAGTGGCCCGTACGCGTCACCTCCGTAAGAGGACGCGAACTCACCCTGGAACGCCCGCTTCCCGTGGACCTCCGTCCCGAGTGGAACACCCTGATCACCACCCTCGTCACACCGCTCACCGGCGCGGGGGTGGAAGGGCTGACGCTCGAAGCCGTCGAGACGCCCCAGTCGCCGCACCTGCTGGACAAGGGCCACAACGGGGTCACCTTCCAGTGCGCGTACGACTGCTGGGCGGACGACGTCACCGTCCGGAACGCCGACAACGGCTTCGGCCTCGTCGCCGCCTCCGCCTGCACCCTGCGGCGCACCCGTGTCGAGGGGCGCGGCTCGCACCATCCGTACTTCTGCCGTGAGGCGTCGCACGACAACCTGATCGAGGACTTCTTCATCGCCGCCCGGACCGTCCCGGCGCCGGCCGGCACCCAACTGCACGGCATCAACGTCGAGGGCCTGTCCAGCTACAACGTCTGGTCGCGGGGCGTGATGGAGATGGGCACCTTCGACACGCACCGGGGCCTGCCGTTCGCCAACCTCCGTACGGAGATCACGCTCGACAACAACGGCACGCACGGCGGCGACGCGTCCGCCGGACCGCTCTACGGCGCGCGGTTCACGCACTGGAACGTCACCGTGCTCAACGAACGGGCCGGGCTGGTCAGGATCGACGGGATCGCCCCGTACAGCGCGACGGCCGGGATCAGCGAGGTGCGCGAGTTCGGGCAGATCGACGTACCTGACTTCCAGGGCGAGTTGCACGCACGGCTGGAGTCGTACGGCAGACCGCAGGACATGCGCCCGAGCAATCTGTACGAGGCGCAGCGCGCCCTGAAGCTTCCCGGACGGCGGTCAGGGCGCGGGTGA
- a CDS encoding phosphoglyceromutase codes for MADAPYKLILLRHGESEWNAKNLFTGWVDVNLTDKGEKEAVRGGELLKDAGLLPDVLHTSLQKRAIRTATLALESADRSWIPVRRSWRLNERHYGALQGKDKAQTLAEFGEEQFMLWRRSYDTPPPELEDGTEFSQSDDPRYAAIPPELRPRTECLKDVVVRMLPYWYDSVVPDLLTGRTVLVAAHGNSLRALVKHLDGVSDADIAGLNIPTGIPLAYELDADFRPLKPGGTYLDPDAAAAAIEAVKNQGKKK; via the coding sequence ATGGCCGACGCACCGTACAAGCTGATCCTCCTCCGCCACGGCGAGAGCGAATGGAACGCGAAGAACCTGTTCACCGGCTGGGTGGACGTCAACCTCACGGACAAGGGCGAGAAGGAGGCCGTACGCGGCGGTGAGCTGCTGAAGGACGCCGGCCTGCTGCCCGACGTCCTGCACACCTCCCTCCAGAAGCGCGCGATCCGCACCGCCACCCTGGCGCTGGAGTCCGCCGACCGCTCCTGGATCCCGGTCCGCCGCTCCTGGCGCCTGAACGAGCGCCACTACGGCGCACTTCAGGGCAAAGACAAGGCGCAGACGCTCGCGGAGTTCGGCGAGGAGCAGTTCATGCTCTGGCGCCGCTCGTACGACACCCCGCCGCCGGAGCTGGAGGACGGCACGGAGTTCTCCCAGAGCGACGACCCGCGCTACGCGGCGATCCCGCCGGAGCTGCGCCCGCGCACGGAGTGCCTGAAGGACGTCGTGGTCCGGATGCTCCCGTACTGGTACGACAGCGTCGTCCCGGACCTCCTGACGGGCCGTACGGTCCTGGTCGCCGCCCACGGCAACAGCCTCCGCGCGCTGGTGAAGCACCTGGACGGCGTCTCGGACGCGGACATCGCGGGCCTGAACATCCCCACGGGCATCCCGCTCGCCTACGAACTGGACGCCGACTTCCGCCCCCTCAAGCCGGGCGGCACCTACCTCGACCCGGACGCGGCGGCGGCGGCGATCGAGGCGGTCAAGAACCAGGGCAAGAAGAAGTAA
- a CDS encoding DUF2516 family protein, with the protein MAGFDGLVAWLNVPVTVFGLFALIDAFIRREDAFRAAGKQTKPFWLIILAIALVVSLIFPLLSFLPIIGLIAIIVYFVDVRPAIKQVGGGGGGRGLRGGSSSDGPYGPYNGGR; encoded by the coding sequence ATGGCCGGTTTTGACGGGCTCGTGGCTTGGTTGAATGTCCCAGTGACCGTTTTCGGGCTGTTCGCACTGATCGACGCGTTCATCCGGCGCGAGGACGCCTTCCGTGCGGCGGGGAAGCAGACGAAGCCGTTCTGGCTGATCATTCTGGCGATCGCCCTCGTGGTGAGCCTGATCTTCCCGCTGCTCTCCTTCCTGCCGATCATCGGGCTGATCGCGATCATCGTGTACTTCGTCGACGTACGGCCCGCGATCAAGCAGGTCGGTGGCGGTGGCGGAGGCCGCGGTCTGCGCGGCGGCTCCAGCAGCGACGGGCCGTACGGGCCCTACAACGGCGGCCGGTGA
- a CDS encoding MDR family MFS transporter, which yields MSVAGLRRATGESVRRSVSGLPREFWWLWTSTLVNRLGAFVATFMVLYLTMERGYSASYAGLVASLHGLGGVVSSVGAGVMTDRLGRRPTLLIAQSSTAASVALLGFMQDPAAIAAVAFLVGLTSNASRPAVQAMMADIVKPEDRVRAFSLNYWAINLGFAISSAAAGFVAEYSYLAGFLGEAAMTLACAVLIFLKLPESRPGRGPEGGKIEPAVGMRTVLADGRFMSVVGLSFVVALVFQQGFVGLPVAMGAGGFSSSDFGLIIAFNGALIVVLQIPVTRFIEHRDTRRLLILSSLLAGYGFGLTAFAGSLAVYAMAVCVWTLAEIVNAPTQTSLVVRLSPVHGRGRYQGMYTMSWAVAGLVAPLMSGFLIDHYGPDWLWGTCALLGTVAAGGYWLLMRGLPVGGVDAGFESRAEPGPGSAAGSASGSLSGSPSGSPGDSPEEAMPESGPVPDVAKSPAP from the coding sequence ATGTCCGTCGCCGGGCTGAGACGGGCCACGGGTGAGAGCGTCAGACGAAGTGTCTCGGGGCTGCCCCGTGAGTTCTGGTGGCTGTGGACGAGCACGCTCGTCAACCGGCTCGGTGCCTTCGTCGCCACCTTCATGGTGCTGTATCTGACCATGGAGCGCGGCTACTCGGCGTCGTACGCCGGTCTCGTCGCCTCGCTCCACGGCCTCGGCGGAGTCGTCTCCTCGGTCGGCGCGGGCGTGATGACCGACCGGCTCGGGCGGCGGCCCACGCTGCTGATCGCTCAGTCCTCGACCGCCGCGTCCGTGGCGCTGCTCGGCTTCATGCAGGACCCGGCGGCCATCGCCGCCGTCGCGTTCCTGGTCGGGCTGACGTCCAACGCCTCGCGCCCGGCCGTGCAGGCGATGATGGCGGACATCGTGAAGCCGGAGGACCGGGTGAGGGCGTTCTCCCTCAACTACTGGGCGATCAACCTCGGGTTCGCGATCTCGTCGGCCGCCGCGGGCTTCGTCGCCGAGTACAGCTATCTCGCCGGATTCCTCGGTGAGGCGGCGATGACGCTGGCCTGCGCCGTGCTGATCTTCCTCAAACTCCCCGAGTCACGGCCGGGACGCGGCCCGGAGGGCGGGAAGATCGAGCCGGCGGTCGGGATGCGTACGGTCCTGGCGGACGGGCGCTTCATGAGCGTGGTCGGGCTGTCGTTCGTCGTCGCGCTGGTCTTCCAGCAGGGCTTCGTGGGGCTGCCGGTCGCGATGGGCGCGGGCGGGTTCAGCAGTTCCGACTTCGGCCTGATCATCGCGTTCAACGGGGCGCTGATCGTGGTGCTCCAGATCCCGGTCACCCGTTTCATCGAACACCGCGACACCCGGCGGCTGCTGATCCTCTCCTCGTTGCTCGCGGGCTACGGCTTCGGCCTCACCGCTTTCGCCGGGTCGCTGGCCGTGTACGCCATGGCGGTCTGCGTGTGGACGCTGGCCGAGATCGTCAACGCGCCTACGCAGACCAGCCTCGTGGTCCGGCTGTCACCGGTCCACGGGCGGGGCCGCTACCAGGGCATGTACACGATGTCGTGGGCGGTGGCCGGTCTCGTCGCGCCGCTGATGTCCGGGTTCCTGATCGACCACTACGGTCCGGACTGGCTGTGGGGCACGTGCGCGTTGCTGGGGACGGTCGCGGCGGGCGGGTACTGGCTGCTGATGCGGGGGCTGCCGGTGGGCGGCGTGGACGCCGGGTTCGAGTCCCGCGCGGAGCCCGGTCCCGGCTCTGCCGCCGGCTCTGCGTCCGGCTCTCTTTCTGGTTCTCCTTCCGGCTCTCCTGGCGATTCTCCTGAGGAGGCGATGCCGGAGAGCGGGCCCGTACCGGACGTGGCGAAGTCACCCGCGCCCTGA
- the mshA gene encoding D-inositol-3-phosphate glycosyltransferase, with product MSQYVSRLAGTLVSPPRLRIPGHPRKPRRVAMLSVHTSPLHQPGTGDAGGMNVYIVELAKRLAAVNIEVEIFTRSTTGGLPPSVELAPGVLVRHVDAGPYEGLAKEELPAQLCAFTHGVMQAWAGHRPGYYDLVHSHYWLSGHVGWLAAERWGVPLVHAMHTMAKVKNAALAEGDTPEPAARVIGETQIVRAADRLIANTAEEADELARFYEAERAKVAVVHPGVNLDVFRPADGRAAARARLGLPQDAFVPLFAGRIQPLKAPDVLLRAVAVLLARDPSLRGRLVVPVVGGPSGSGLARPEELHKLASRLGIADVVRFRPPVGQESLADWFRAASVLVMPSYSESFGLVAIEAQAAGTPVVAAAVGGLPVAVRDGHTGFLIPGHEPEAYAGALARFADGPELVDRMGRAASRHARSFGWDVAASATADVYTAAVHDHRGRVRSHHG from the coding sequence GTGAGCCAGTACGTGTCCAGGCTTGCCGGCACCCTGGTGTCACCACCCCGGCTGCGTATCCCGGGCCACCCCCGCAAACCCCGGCGCGTCGCCATGCTCAGCGTCCACACCTCCCCGCTGCACCAGCCGGGCACGGGCGACGCGGGCGGCATGAACGTCTACATCGTGGAGCTGGCCAAACGGCTGGCCGCCGTCAACATCGAGGTCGAGATCTTCACCCGTTCGACCACCGGCGGGCTGCCCCCGTCCGTGGAGCTGGCCCCGGGCGTACTCGTACGGCATGTGGACGCCGGTCCGTACGAGGGTCTGGCCAAGGAGGAACTGCCCGCGCAGCTCTGCGCGTTCACCCACGGCGTGATGCAGGCGTGGGCAGGCCACCGCCCCGGCTACTACGACCTCGTCCACTCCCACTACTGGCTCTCCGGCCATGTCGGCTGGCTCGCCGCCGAGCGGTGGGGTGTCCCGCTCGTGCACGCCATGCACACCATGGCCAAGGTCAAGAACGCGGCACTCGCCGAGGGCGACACCCCCGAGCCCGCCGCCCGTGTCATCGGTGAGACGCAGATCGTGCGCGCCGCCGACCGGCTGATCGCGAACACGGCCGAGGAGGCCGACGAACTCGCCCGCTTCTACGAGGCGGAGCGCGCCAAGGTCGCGGTCGTCCACCCCGGGGTGAACCTGGACGTCTTCCGCCCGGCCGACGGCCGCGCCGCCGCGCGCGCCCGGCTCGGGCTGCCGCAGGACGCGTTCGTCCCGCTCTTCGCGGGCCGTATCCAGCCGCTCAAGGCCCCCGACGTCCTGCTGCGCGCCGTCGCGGTCCTGCTGGCCCGGGACCCGTCGCTGCGCGGACGGCTGGTGGTCCCGGTGGTGGGCGGCCCGAGCGGCAGCGGGCTGGCCCGGCCGGAGGAACTGCACAAGCTGGCGTCCAGGCTCGGGATCGCCGATGTCGTACGGTTCCGGCCGCCGGTCGGGCAGGAGAGCCTGGCGGACTGGTTCCGGGCGGCTTCCGTGCTGGTCATGCCCTCCTACAGCGAGTCCTTCGGGCTGGTCGCCATCGAGGCGCAGGCAGCCGGGACCCCGGTCGTCGCGGCGGCGGTGGGCGGGCTTCCGGTGGCCGTACGCGACGGGCACACCGGCTTTCTGATCCCGGGCCACGAGCCGGAGGCGTACGCCGGGGCGCTCGCCCGCTTCGCCGACGGGCCCGAACTGGTCGACCGCATGGGGCGCGCGGCGTCGCGGCACGCGCGGTCGTTCGGCTGGGACGTCGCGGCGTCGGCGACGGCGGACGTCTACACGGCCGCCGTGCATGATCACCGGGGTCGCGTACGCTCGCACCATGGCTGA